One genomic region from Shewanella aestuarii encodes:
- a CDS encoding sensor histidine kinase, protein MMFKRFFGVSWQQMQAQVRYRLLILTLLPILLTLVSLVFITIYWNISYTSQQLFMKVKADLTVAENTLKQVQTQQEQQLANVANSWAFQTAFEQLHQNKHDQQAKQAIKDVLQQTKQQLNLDFLRLINAEQVRADADLNALLRQQPKLAVSGMMVLSPERLNQISPELQQYAVIPLKSTLRAQEPTKEAEKRGLISRSVLPILNQDNSVTWYIDGGNLLNRDTAIVDHIRDLVYGKGTLPNHSIGTVTIFLDNARISTNVPMNASSSQYSEHNRALGSLVSEEVRLKVLVDGERWDDRAFVFNDWYISAYAPLHDIYGKRIGMVYTGFSEAPFIKNYLLNIIELGSILMLVLFGSGLLVYRGAYSLLKPIERIHQVVKAVQSGRNVRIGELGLDRDNELANLAEQFDSMLDLLQRRNAQIQAAAEQLEVKVEQRTKSLQDKTEELQRNVALLNETRQQLVTNEKLTALGELTAGIAHEINNPTAVILGNMELLKYELGDNAEAVSEEIDLVIQQVGRISTIIRSLLQYSRPGEFNEPIEMQQITPIVEQVLVLVRHSIQKQEVLLIKELHATCPVEVNRPQLLQVLINIVVNAAHAIDDKGKIWIRTNDWLENGEPIGVKIEVEDQGVGIPAEQLSRIFDPFYTTRKDGTGLGLSLSYGIIKRLGGTIEVKSTVGEGTIFTIGIYHKAKDDQAMNPYEGLQFT, encoded by the coding sequence ATGATGTTTAAGCGCTTTTTTGGTGTCAGCTGGCAACAGATGCAGGCGCAAGTGCGCTACCGGTTATTAATTTTAACTTTATTACCGATTTTACTGACTTTAGTAAGCTTGGTATTTATCACTATTTATTGGAATATCAGTTACACCAGCCAGCAGCTTTTTATGAAGGTAAAAGCTGATTTAACGGTTGCTGAAAACACCTTAAAGCAAGTGCAAACTCAGCAAGAACAACAATTAGCAAATGTGGCTAATTCGTGGGCATTTCAAACCGCTTTTGAACAATTACATCAAAATAAACATGATCAGCAGGCAAAGCAGGCTATTAAGGATGTGCTGCAACAAACAAAGCAACAGCTGAATTTAGATTTTTTACGTCTTATCAATGCAGAGCAGGTTCGTGCTGATGCAGATTTAAATGCCTTATTACGCCAACAGCCTAAATTAGCCGTATCTGGTATGATGGTGCTCTCACCTGAGCGATTAAATCAAATTAGCCCTGAACTACAGCAGTATGCCGTTATTCCCCTAAAGTCGACCTTACGTGCTCAAGAACCTACTAAAGAAGCTGAAAAAAGAGGATTAATCAGCCGCAGTGTGTTGCCGATTTTAAATCAGGACAATAGTGTTACTTGGTATATTGATGGCGGTAATTTATTGAACCGCGATACCGCCATTGTCGACCACATTCGTGACTTGGTTTATGGCAAAGGTACCTTACCAAATCACTCTATTGGTACAGTGACGATATTTCTTGATAACGCCCGTATCAGTACAAATGTGCCGATGAATGCTTCTTCATCACAGTACTCTGAACATAACCGTGCACTTGGCAGTTTAGTGTCGGAGGAAGTTCGCTTAAAAGTGCTGGTAGACGGTGAGCGATGGGATGATCGCGCGTTTGTGTTTAATGATTGGTACATCTCTGCCTATGCACCGTTACATGATATTTATGGTAAGCGGATTGGTATGGTGTACACCGGATTTTCAGAAGCGCCATTTATTAAAAATTATCTACTTAATATTATCGAACTAGGTTCTATTCTAATGCTGGTGTTGTTTGGTTCAGGGTTGCTAGTTTATCGCGGCGCTTACAGCCTATTAAAACCCATAGAGCGGATTCATCAAGTTGTTAAAGCGGTGCAATCCGGCCGTAATGTTCGCATTGGCGAGTTGGGGTTAGATCGTGATAATGAATTAGCTAATTTGGCAGAGCAATTTGACAGTATGCTCGACTTACTCCAACGCCGAAATGCGCAAATTCAAGCCGCTGCCGAGCAACTTGAGGTAAAAGTTGAGCAGCGTACAAAAAGCCTGCAAGACAAAACGGAAGAATTACAGCGCAATGTTGCTTTATTAAATGAAACTCGCCAGCAACTGGTTACTAATGAAAAGCTCACCGCTTTAGGTGAGCTAACCGCAGGTATCGCCCACGAAATTAATAATCCAACCGCTGTGATTTTAGGCAACATGGAATTACTTAAATATGAGCTGGGTGATAATGCTGAAGCTGTTTCAGAAGAGATTGACCTAGTGATTCAACAGGTTGGACGCATTAGCACCATTATTCGCAGTTTATTGCAGTATAGCCGCCCAGGTGAGTTTAATGAGCCAATCGAAATGCAGCAGATAACCCCAATTGTGGAACAAGTCTTAGTTTTGGTGCGTCACTCTATTCAAAAGCAAGAAGTGTTATTGATTAAAGAGTTGCATGCTACTTGTCCAGTTGAGGTTAACCGGCCTCAATTATTGCAAGTGTTAATCAATATTGTGGTTAATGCTGCTCATGCAATTGATGATAAGGGTAAAATATGGATCCGCACCAATGACTGGCTAGAAAATGGAGAGCCAATTGGGGTGAAAATTGAAGTGGAAGATCAAGGTGTAGGTATACCAGCGGAACAATTAAGCCGCATATTCGACCCATTTTATACCACACGTAAAGATGGTACTGGCTTAGGGTTATCATTAAGTTACGGCATTATTAAACGCTTAGGTGGTACGATTGAAGTGAAGTCAACGGTGGGTGAGGGAACCATATTCACCATCGGCATTTATCATAAGGCCAAAGATGACCAAGCGATGAATCCTTATGAAGGATTGCAATTCACTTGA
- a CDS encoding 7-cyano-7-deazaguanine/7-aminomethyl-7-deazaguanine transporter, translating into MLMLTQTQTRRALIFLVSFHITIICASNYLVQLPFQIFGYHTTWGAFSFPFVYLATDLTVRIFGQQAARKIIFQAMLPALIVSYLIGVLFHQGQFQQFASLLEANSFVFRIAFASFTAYLVGQLMDITVFAKLRQAKAWWVAPAASTLIGNLVDTLVFFSVAFYASSDSFMAAHWPEIATIDYGFKLIVSLGLFLPAYGVLLRVLQDKLLTTDKPQLHII; encoded by the coding sequence ATGTTAATGTTAACTCAGACGCAAACGCGTCGTGCGCTGATATTTTTAGTCAGCTTTCATATCACTATCATTTGTGCCAGTAACTATTTGGTGCAATTACCGTTTCAAATATTTGGTTACCACACCACTTGGGGTGCGTTTAGCTTTCCATTTGTGTATTTAGCTACCGATCTCACCGTGCGTATTTTTGGCCAGCAAGCTGCGCGAAAGATTATCTTTCAAGCTATGTTGCCAGCGCTTATCGTATCGTACTTGATTGGTGTGCTGTTTCATCAGGGCCAATTTCAACAATTTGCCAGCTTGCTAGAAGCCAATAGCTTTGTGTTTCGTATCGCCTTTGCCAGTTTTACCGCTTATCTAGTCGGTCAACTGATGGATATCACGGTATTTGCAAAATTACGTCAGGCTAAAGCTTGGTGGGTTGCACCTGCAGCATCAACATTAATCGGTAATTTAGTGGACACCTTAGTGTTTTTCAGCGTCGCCTTTTATGCCTCGTCAGATAGCTTTATGGCTGCACATTGGCCTGAAATTGCCACCATTGATTATGGGTTTAAGTTAATTGTTAGCTTAGGTTTATTCTTGCCTGCCTATGGTGTGCTTCTCAGAGTTTTACAAGACAAGCTGTTAACCACTGACAAACCACAATTGCATATAATCTAG